One genomic segment of Candidatus Margulisiibacteriota bacterium includes these proteins:
- a CDS encoding response regulator: protein MNKPLIMVVEDEVKQAEMIAKLIAATGRYQAIKASNGLEAVELLKKNKPLLGPNKVSLILLDIKMPEMSGLQFLEIMRKKYSDDQIGVIMLTAYEDAEKWDKATDGFVCGYIKKPIIEEELIGAIDRFFSGPKARIKMTLDTFEKHIDKMDELNKGSGGKT, encoded by the coding sequence ATGAATAAACCCTTGATCATGGTGGTAGAAGATGAGGTTAAACAGGCCGAGATGATCGCGAAATTGATCGCGGCGACCGGCCGTTATCAGGCCATTAAGGCGTCTAACGGCCTGGAGGCGGTTGAATTGTTAAAGAAAAACAAACCGCTGCTTGGACCGAACAAAGTATCCCTGATCCTGTTGGACATTAAAATGCCGGAGATGAGCGGCCTGCAATTTCTGGAGATCATGCGGAAAAAATACAGCGACGATCAGATCGGGGTGATCATGCTGACGGCCTACGAAGACGCGGAGAAATGGGACAAAGCGACCGACGGCTTTGTTTGCGGCTATATCAAAAAGCCGATTATCGAAGAAGAGCTGATCGGGGCGATCGACCGATTTTTTTCCGGTCCAAAGGCGCGGATCAAAATGACGCTGGATACTTTTGAAAAACACATAGATAAAATGGATGAGCTCAATAAGGGAAGCGGAGGAAAAACCTAG
- a CDS encoding ATP-binding protein, whose protein sequence is MNLNLLKYSKGQLLIKMLSIHNYFINLHAFPLFIVGTLILFSGVFVCISLKGKNSGIAFFLMSISGGVWFLGTAMGYLSKNPEIALLWFKIDNVGVVFLSSTVYSFIVSFLRIAEKRKAQISAAYIGSILFSTLILTTNWMETGVHEYFWGYFPMWGFLSYMFLPFFYSYMIYSFIEILFYYLNGKDQKVKNQLLLFLIAFGIAYTSSIDYFATFGISIYPTSFLSMGIYFMVIAYAITKHELMDIRVVITRAAAYGLVGGLLIASFIGLNSFALPQAAAMAANALLALFWALAAHRLRAFIQTPLEEKWITDWYDSDKLINHIATRLIPVLAKEEAFKIIAEELKSAIKIKNIEIRSGQQEIDLKDITQTKTGLIIPLSSSEGLEGALILGQKTSEDSYNEKDLTIFRTIMVQAMAIFDRIRPYEKIKKDFEANQKKLYDTERLLARSERIASLANTIREYNHEIKTPLSIIRGEAALLVKEPRDPKYLEWFKSLVYEQVDRANDIVESTLRLSTPKERKEISLNLNDVMDGALKLFPLTGVHLEKELGALPPVSGDPEDLQLVFINLFKNAVEAMPDGGTLRLKSYWQKTGEESFAVAEIADTGAGIPPENLDRIFEPFFSSHVTKGRGLGLSIVFRVIREHLGSIEVKSEVGKGSAFIVKIPVKT, encoded by the coding sequence ATGAATCTAAATTTGCTGAAATATTCAAAAGGCCAATTGTTGATAAAGATGCTATCCATACATAATTACTTCATTAATCTCCATGCGTTCCCCCTTTTTATTGTCGGAACTTTAATACTCTTTAGTGGCGTATTTGTTTGTATTAGCTTAAAAGGGAAAAATAGTGGCATTGCTTTCTTTTTAATGAGTATTAGCGGGGGTGTTTGGTTTTTAGGCACAGCCATGGGCTATCTTTCGAAAAATCCGGAAATTGCGTTGTTGTGGTTTAAAATTGATAACGTTGGAGTGGTTTTCCTTTCCTCAACCGTTTATTCTTTTATAGTCTCTTTCCTGCGGATAGCAGAAAAAAGGAAAGCGCAAATATCCGCCGCTTATATTGGGAGCATTTTATTTTCAACGCTAATTTTAACAACAAACTGGATGGAAACGGGCGTCCATGAATATTTTTGGGGTTATTTCCCAATGTGGGGTTTTCTCAGCTATATGTTTTTGCCATTTTTTTATAGCTATATGATTTATAGTTTTATTGAGATCTTATTCTATTATTTAAATGGTAAAGATCAAAAGGTCAAAAATCAATTGCTTCTCTTTTTGATAGCGTTTGGTATTGCGTATACTTCATCAATTGATTATTTTGCCACTTTTGGCATTTCAATTTATCCGACAAGCTTTTTGTCGATGGGGATATATTTTATGGTTATTGCCTACGCCATCACCAAGCACGAACTTATGGATATCCGGGTCGTCATTACCCGGGCGGCCGCTTATGGTCTCGTGGGAGGCCTGTTGATCGCTTCATTCATCGGTTTAAACTCGTTCGCTCTGCCGCAGGCGGCGGCAATGGCCGCCAATGCTTTGCTGGCCCTGTTTTGGGCGCTAGCGGCGCACCGGTTGAGGGCCTTTATCCAGACCCCCTTGGAAGAAAAATGGATAACAGATTGGTATGACTCGGACAAGCTGATCAACCATATTGCCACCCGGCTGATCCCGGTCCTGGCCAAGGAAGAAGCCTTTAAGATCATTGCCGAAGAACTGAAATCGGCCATAAAGATCAAAAATATCGAAATTAGATCGGGCCAACAGGAGATCGATCTTAAGGATATAACTCAAACAAAAACCGGCTTGATAATCCCGCTCTCTTCGTCGGAGGGGCTTGAAGGGGCGCTTATTTTGGGCCAAAAGACATCCGAAGATTCGTATAACGAAAAAGATTTAACTATTTTCAGGACAATAATGGTCCAGGCGATGGCGATCTTTGACCGGATCCGCCCTTATGAAAAGATCAAAAAAGATTTTGAGGCCAACCAGAAGAAACTCTACGACACCGAAAGACTGCTCGCGCGGTCGGAGCGGATCGCTTCGCTGGCCAATACCATCAGGGAATATAACCATGAGATAAAAACGCCGTTATCCATTATCCGGGGAGAGGCGGCCCTGCTGGTTAAGGAGCCGCGCGATCCCAAATACCTGGAGTGGTTCAAGTCCCTCGTTTATGAACAGGTTGACCGGGCCAACGATATTGTCGAAAGCACCCTCCGCTTGAGCACCCCCAAAGAGCGGAAAGAGATCTCGCTCAACCTTAACGACGTGATGGACGGGGCGCTTAAGCTGTTCCCCTTAACCGGTGTTCACCTGGAAAAAGAGCTGGGCGCTTTGCCTCCCGTCAGCGGCGATCCGGAAGACCTGCAGTTGGTTTTCATTAATCTTTTCAAAAACGCGGTTGAGGCCATGCCGGATGGCGGTACTTTACGGCTTAAGAGCTATTGGCAAAAAACCGGCGAGGAATCGTTTGCGGTCGCGGAGATAGCCGATACGGGCGCTGGGATCCCGCCGGAAAACCTGGACCGTATCTTCGAGCCTTTTTTCAGTTCTCACGTTACCAAGGGGCGCGGACTCGGCCTCTCAATTGTTTTTCGGGTCATCCGCGAACATCTGGGCAGCATCGAAGTAAAAAGCGAGGTGGGGAAGGGTTCGGCGTTTATCGTTAAAATCCCGGTTAAAACCTAG
- a CDS encoding PorV/PorQ family protein yields the protein MRFEVPAVAAGQAGLDLAVLNAGVGARPLGMGSAFTAIADNADAPYWNPAGLGLLNKSEITTMQTKLSSDTDHYYVSYIQPALGGTLGISWVQVGLGNINQTSAEVDFHNEVQNISIFSYFSNAYLIAYGKELSDKVSLGLTAKYLSSDMTNISGGQGSGYSVTPGILIKLNVGTGFIPVRTDRTTTRVVPTLTIGLKVDELINSQQWGTGTVEQVPPKLRLGLAYKSPNPGLFALDLAQTIKPGYSPELSGGYEYSQGGLSLRLGYVDSGLTAGAGFQVNHTRVDYAYVTQRALSRDNVHRISLSGIW from the coding sequence TTGAGGTTTGAAGTTCCGGCTGTCGCAGCCGGCCAGGCTGGCCTCGACCTTGCGGTACTTAACGCCGGCGTCGGTGCCCGCCCGCTGGGAATGGGCTCGGCCTTCACGGCCATCGCGGATAACGCCGACGCTCCTTACTGGAACCCCGCCGGCCTTGGACTGCTCAACAAGAGCGAAATAACCACTATGCAGACGAAACTATCGTCTGACACCGACCATTACTATGTCAGCTATATCCAGCCGGCACTGGGCGGCACGCTGGGGATTTCCTGGGTCCAGGTCGGACTGGGGAATATCAACCAAACCTCGGCCGAGGTCGATTTCCACAACGAAGTCCAGAATATCAGTATCTTCAGTTACTTCTCAAACGCCTACCTGATCGCCTACGGCAAAGAGCTGTCGGATAAGGTCTCACTCGGCTTAACCGCGAAATATTTGAGTTCCGATATGACCAACATTTCCGGCGGGCAGGGGAGCGGCTATAGTGTCACTCCTGGGATATTGATCAAATTGAATGTAGGGACAGGGTTTATCCCTGTCCGAACCGACCGGACAACCACAAGGGTTGTCCCTACATTGACGATCGGCTTAAAGGTTGACGAGCTCATCAATTCACAACAATGGGGAACAGGCACAGTAGAGCAGGTGCCACCCAAGCTCCGTCTTGGGTTGGCTTATAAATCACCAAACCCCGGCCTTTTCGCCCTCGATCTCGCCCAAACGATCAAACCGGGTTATTCGCCCGAGCTTTCTGGCGGGTACGAATACAGCCAGGGTGGTTTATCCTTACGCTTGGGCTATGTTGATAGTGGATTGACGGCCGGAGCCGGCTTCCAGGTTAACCATACGCGGGTTGACTACGCCTACGTCACCCAGCGGGCCCTGTCCAGGGACAACGTCCACCGGATATCACTTTCGGGCATTTGGTAA